Proteins from a genomic interval of Amycolatopsis sp. cg13:
- a CDS encoding anion permease: protein MDPSLLVVVVICTALVFDFTNGFHDTANAMATSIATGALRPRVAVAISAVLNLAGAFLSVEVAKTISSGLVDETRIGPAIVFGGLIGAIVWNLFTWYVGLPSSSSHALFGGLIGATWVSAGADSVHFAKIVDKVLVPAAASPIIAGVAAAAVTFLVYRFLVRKRGGRGFRVGQIVSASLVSLAHGTNDAQKTMGVITLTLVAAGSLPAGSAPPVWVIISAASALALGTYLGGWRITHTLGKGLTDIEGPQGFSAQTSSAVVILLSSHLGFPLSTTHVCSGGIVGSGVGRREAPVRWRMAGRMVLAWLFTLPAAAIVGAAAGKIASLGEAGTIAVGFAGILFAAGIYLLSRRKPVTAHSFQVPEPSAADTEPDRLAA from the coding sequence GTGGACCCCTCGCTGCTCGTCGTCGTCGTGATCTGCACGGCGCTGGTTTTCGATTTCACCAACGGCTTCCACGACACGGCGAACGCGATGGCGACCTCGATCGCCACCGGAGCACTCCGGCCCCGCGTCGCCGTCGCGATCTCCGCGGTCTTGAACCTGGCAGGCGCGTTCCTGTCGGTCGAGGTCGCGAAAACGATTTCCAGCGGTCTGGTCGACGAGACGAGGATCGGGCCCGCCATCGTGTTCGGCGGGCTCATCGGGGCGATCGTCTGGAACCTCTTCACCTGGTACGTCGGCCTGCCGTCGAGTTCGTCGCACGCCCTGTTCGGCGGCCTGATCGGCGCGACCTGGGTGTCCGCGGGCGCGGATTCCGTGCACTTCGCCAAGATCGTGGACAAGGTGCTCGTTCCGGCCGCCGCGTCCCCGATCATCGCGGGAGTGGCGGCGGCCGCGGTCACCTTCCTCGTCTACCGGTTCCTGGTCCGCAAGCGCGGCGGGCGCGGATTCCGAGTTGGGCAGATCGTTTCCGCGTCGCTCGTTTCGCTCGCGCACGGCACCAACGACGCGCAGAAGACGATGGGTGTCATCACCCTGACGCTCGTGGCGGCCGGCAGCCTCCCCGCCGGGTCCGCGCCGCCCGTCTGGGTGATCATCAGCGCCGCGTCCGCGCTCGCGCTGGGCACGTACCTCGGTGGCTGGCGCATCACTCACACGCTCGGCAAGGGCCTCACCGACATCGAAGGTCCGCAGGGCTTTTCCGCGCAGACCAGCAGTGCTGTCGTGATCCTGCTGTCCTCGCACCTCGGTTTCCCGCTCTCGACCACGCACGTGTGTTCGGGAGGCATCGTCGGCTCTGGCGTCGGCCGTCGCGAGGCTCCGGTGCGCTGGCGGATGGCGGGCCGGATGGTGCTCGCGTGGCTGTTCACGCTGCCCGCGGCGGCGATCGTCGGCGCGGCGGCGGGCAAGATCGCTTCGCTGGGCGAGGCCGGGACCATCGCGGTCGGCTTCGCCGGAATTCTCTTCGCAGCCGGGATTTACCTCCTGTCGCGGCGCAAACCCGTCACCGCACACAGCTTCCAGGTTCCCGAACCTTCTGCTGCCGACACCGAACCGGACCGCCTGGCTGCCTGA